The following are encoded together in the Daucus carota subsp. sativus chromosome 5, DH1 v3.0, whole genome shotgun sequence genome:
- the LOC135152637 gene encoding probable inactive dual specificity protein phosphatase-like At4g18593 → MNEEPAECSSIYVEPMKWMEAVQEGFVGQKLQCIGCKGRLGSFNWAGMRCNCGAWVIPAFQLHKNRMDECSLSILAQFFHSEERSFSITGNSPRQVVSEEILKLETMTSG, encoded by the exons ATGAATGAAGAGCCTGCAGAATGTTCCTCCATTTATGTAGAACCTATGAAGTGGATGGAAGCAg TTCAAGAAGGTTTTGTGGGACAAAAGCTGCAGTGCATTGGGTGTAAAGGTCGCCTGGGTTCTTTCAATTGGGCAGGAATGCGGTGCAACTGTGGAGCATGGGTTATTCCTGCATTTCAGCTGCACAAAAATCGGATGGATGAATGCAGTCT GTCTATATTGGCTCAATTTTTTCACTCGGAAGAAAGAAGTTTTTCTATAACTGGCAACTCTCCACGGCAAGTCGTTTCTGAAGAAATTTTAAAG ctAGAGACGATGACAAGTGGCTGA